The DNA segment TTTGGTAGGAATTATTCGTATCGCTAAACTATAGGCATTCCGCCATCCGCATTGACCCATCTTTGGAAAATAAGACGCTACCACCACCATAGGTATTAACTAGGGCCTGTCTACACAAAGTTTGTTACGATTTGCGCTTATGGGAATTACAAAAGTGCAATTCGAAGTTATTGAACACCTTTTGCCTGTATAGCGTGGTAACGTCAAAATACCGAATATAGGAGTCATTAATGCCATTTTTTACATAGCTGAGCATGGCTGCAAGTGGCGAGGTCTCCCGGAACGGTTTGGCAAGTGGTATAGCATCTACAAGAGCTAATCGCTGGGCTAAAAAGGTGTTTTGGACTATGTTTTTGCAGTACTACGGGAGGTGGACGTTATCAATATTCAGGTTGATCAGGTGTCTCTGGATAGCACGATTGTTAAGGTCCACCCAGACGGCACAGATGCATTAAAAAACGCTCCTCAAGCCATCGGAAAATCAAGAGGCGGATGGACAACTAAAATTCACATGGTAGCCGCGGATGACAGGACCGCGGTGACATTCTCTCTGTCTCCCGGTCAATCTGGTGATGCGATGCGCCAGAGGTAGAAGCTTGCTGAAAACGTTGGAGAATAACGGCTGGGGAAGTATTAGCGTCATCACGGATAAAGCTTAGGAGGGAGATGAAACCCGACAGCTTGTACTGGATTTTGGTATGACTCCGGTTGTCCCTCCTAAGGTAAGTCGACTGGCACCGTGGGAATATGACCGTGAAATGTACAAAAAAAGAAATGAATTTGAGTACTTGTTCCGTCAATTAAAGGGATTTCGAAGGATATTCAGCTGTTTTGACAAGTTGGATGTGATTTTTCGTTTTTTCATCAGCTTTTCATTGATTGCAGATAGGTTGAATTGTGTAGACAGGCCCTAGAACAACGCCATCCGCACGCTTTTATGCACTGGAGAGAACAAGCAGGGTGGAATGATGAAAGCAGTATAACTCGAAAGTGTCAACTACAGTTCTGCGTGGATTGCAGATTAAAGTCCACCTGCCTACTCATCCGTTTGTGCGTACTGAAGCTGGGTCATATAGTCATCTTTTTTTTCCATAAAACGGCAATATTAATCAAGCTAACGGGTCGGCATCTGCGTCGTAGGGCAGTTCCTGAATTTCCAGGATTCGGCCGTCTTTGAGTCGCAGGGTTTCGCCGGCGGCTACTTTGGCGGTGGTGAGCACAGCGAGAAGCTGTATTCCATCCTGACTGTGGCAGGCCTCCACCAGGTTGCCGATGCTCTGCTTGCCTTCTCCGTAGATTTCCATTCCGCTGGCCGGGAGATCGCCGCCAGTGCATTTTGCCCGATAGAGGCGGCGCTTTGTTGCGCCGCGGTATTGCATACGGGCCACCACCTCCTGGCCTGTATAACAGCCTTTTTTGAAGCTCACACCACCGAGTAGATGCAGGTTGGTCATCTGCGGAATAAACATTCCCGAAGTGGCGGCATTGATCTGAGGGATACCGGCATCAATTTGTCCTTTTTGCCAGAGGTCATAGCCGGTTACTTCGCATAGTGGGGCGAGCGTTTGCCAGAGCTGCTGCGCCTTGGTGACTGGCACCAGCAGGGCCAGTTGGCATTCATTGACTGACTGGGCGATACAGCGCTCACCTGCAAAATCAAAGGCCACAACCGCACCGGTGGCAGGTGCGCTGCAGCCAAGCAGTCGCGCGGCGCGCTCCGCTGCATCCTGGCCCTGTAAGCCGAGCCAGAGGGATTTTTCGCTGATATCTTGCAATTGCGTATTAAAGAAAACGGCGTACTTGGCCAGTGCCTGTTGTGCAATAGGCCCAAGGTCCCGCAGGAGCCGAAAAATAAACCTGCTCGGGGACACTTTCAGGGCGCTAAAGGTGCTGATTATACGGCCCTTGGGATTGCAGTGGGCGCCTAGGGTGCTGTGCCCATCAGGCAGGTTCACCAGGTCGCAGGTGATCTGACCCTGCAGAAATTTTTGGCTGTCGGGGCCGTGGATGGAGATGGCGCCGATGGGGCTGAGATCAATCAGGTGCAGACCCTGTGGGTCGTCACTGCTGGTAAGAGGAAAATGGGCCTTCTCGCCCTCCCAGATGGCACCTTGGCCACTAAGGAAATCCTGCCATTGTTGCCGGTCCATAGTATTCCCACCTGCGGTTGTCTGGTGGCAGTATTTGGGGGGCTTTGCGTCTTTTTCAAGTTTACTGGGTTGCGGGTATACTGCGCCCTTTATCTGGATTGGAAAGCGTCTTATGGATCGCAACCGCCTGTTTTGGGCCAGTCGTCGCGGCATGTTGGAACTGGATTTGGTGTTGCTGCCATTTTTAGACAATGTTTACGATACCCTGGCACCTGCAGACCAACGGCGCTATATCCAGTTGCTGGAAGAACAGGATCAGGATCTATTCGCCTGGTGCCTGCGTCGCGAGGATCCTACTGACCCGGAGCTGCTCCGTATCGTGCAGATTATCCGTGACAACACCGGTCTGCAGGAATAGGCGCTCTCCAGGTCACTTTGAACGCTGCGCGCGTTTGAGCTGCGTTGTCGTTGCCTCCCCTCTGTTGTTGTTGCTTTTGCTTCTGGTTGCCCTGCAAGCGGTACTGTTACTGTGGCTCTGCGATTTGCCCCCTTGGCTGTTCTGGACTGCAATGCCGTGGGTATGTCTTTACGTCGCCTGGGAAAAGCGCCGTCTGGAGCGTATGACGGGAAGGTTATCGACCCGAGAGCGCCGCTGGTATTGGCGGGCAAGAGGGGAGGAAGTGCGGGAGTTCGGCTTATGTGGTGAACTGGTGCTGTGGCGCTGGCTGCTTGTGATCAATGGCCGGGATTGGTATGGCAGGCGGGTGTGCCTGGTGTTGGCACGAGATGCATTACACGCCGACGACTGGCGCAGATTACAGGTAGCACTGCGTTATTCCCGCTAGAAGTGGCGCCCACTTGTCTATGGGATTAAATAAACTGCCGTTGGTTGGCGAAGTTCTCCGGAACCAGAATCGTATCCATAGCGAGCTCCCGCAGCTTCGGATAATCCAGCGAGTAGTGCAGGCCCCGGCTCTCCCTGCGCTCCAGTGCGGAGCGGATAATCAGCTCGGAAACCAAAGCGAGATTGCGCAGTTCTACCAGGTCGTTAGTGATTCGGTAGTTGGCATAGAATTCACGAATTTCCCGTTGTAACAGTTTTACGCGGTGCTGGGCGCGGAGCAGGCGTTTGCGTGTGCGCACGATTCCCACATAGTCCCACATAAAACGGCGCAGTTCGTCCCAGTTATGGGAAATCACCACGTCCTCGTCCGAGTCTGTGACTCGCGAAGCATCCCAGGGTGGAGCAGGGCGGGGTGACTGTACCACCTCCAGGTGTGCGTCGATGTGTCTGGCGGCGGAGCGGGCATACACCAGGCACTCCAGCAGGGAGTTGCTGGCCAGGCGGTTGGCGCCGTGTAGGCCGGTAAAGGTGGTTTCACCAATAGCGTACAGCTGGTCGAGGTCAGTGCGCCCGTAGCGGTCCACCATAATGCCACCACAGGTGTAGTGCGCCGCGGGTACCACCGGTATGGGTTCACAGGTGATGTCGATACCGTATTGAAGGCAGTTGCTGTAGACCGTGGGGAAGTGCTCGCGGACAAAATCTGCTTCTCGGTGGGAGATATCCAGGTAGAGGCAGTCCGCGCCGAGGCGCTTCATTTCATGATCGATGGCTCGTGCGACGATATCCCGCGGCGCCAACTCGCCGCGCCTGTCAAAGCGATCCATGAAACGGCTGCCGTCCGGTAATTTCAGATAGGCACCCTCGCCGCGCAATGCCTCTGTTACCAATAGGGCCTTGGCCTTGGGGTGGTAGAGGCAGGTTGGGTGGAACTGGTTGAATTCCATATTGGCTACCCGACAACCGGCGCGCCAGGCCATGGCGATACCATCGCCGCTGGCGCCATCGGGGTTACTGGTATACAGATAGGCCTTGCTGGCGCCGCCGGTGGCGAGCACAACAGCTCTGGCCTGAAACAGCACCACCTCTCCCGAACTGCGGTCGAGTACATAGGCTCCGCCACAGCGAAAGCGGCCCTCCTGCGGGTCGGGCTGGCGGATCAGATCGACCGCCAGGTGCTGCTCGAAGCAATCGATATTGTCGCTGCCGCGCACTCGGTCAATCAAGGTGCTGTGCACCGCTCGACCGGTAGCATCGGTGCTGTGAATAATGCGGCGATAGCTGTGTCCACCCTCCTTGGTCAGGTGATAGTCACTGCCCTCGCGGGTAAAATCCACCCCTTGGTCGATCAGCCAGCGGATAGCGGCAGTGCCTCCCTCGACAGTGAAGTGTACAGATGACGGGTGGCAGAGTCCGGCACCCGCGTCTAATGTGTCTGCAATATGCGACTGCACTGAATCCGTTTTATCCAGCACTGCAGCTATGCCCCCTTGGGCAAACCAGGTGGAACCATCTTGCAACCGCTGCTTGGAAATCAGGGCAACACGGTACCGGGCTGCGAGATGCAGCGCCAGGGTGAGGCCGGCAGCACCGCTGCCGATAACGAGAACGTCGTAGTTTACCTGGGCATTCATAGATTTTATTTATGATCTGGGGTCGCGTAGTATAGCGCTTCTTGACTATTCGTCGATTCGACCTGGAACTTATGTGCAATTGTCAGTGTCCTCAACACAGTAGAAAAAATGCCTGCGCCGGTAGCCTCTCAATAAATGGAAAAGGCCTCCGCAGTGGGGCTGTGTATGGGAGTTGGGGATGACAGCGCATCAGGCGGGCGCGAGTGACCGTGAACTGGTGGAACGGGTTCAAAAGGGGGATAAACGCGCTTTTGATCTTTTAGTACTTAAATACCAACATAAGATCGTTGCGGTAGTCAGCCGGTTTATCAAGGACCACAGTGAAGTACAGGATGTTACGCAAGAAGCTTTTATCAAAGCCTACCGGGCGCTGGCCAATTTCCGGGGGGAGAGTGCCTTTTACACATGGATGTATCGGATTGCGATTAACACTGCCAAGAACCACTTGGTGTCCCGCAGCCGCCGTCCACCGTCCTTTGATGTGGATTTGGAGGACGCAGAATTCTACTCGGGTGCCGATTTGCTCCGGGATAACGAGACACCGGAAAACCAGATGTTTCGCGACCAATTGGAAACGGCGGTACATGGCGCCATTCGCGCACTGCCAGAGGACCTGCGCTCAGCAGTTACCCTGAGGGAGCTGGAGGGATTGAGCTACGAGGAAATTGCCGAGGTGATGGGATGTCCGGTGGGCACGGTACGCTCGAGAATATTCCGTGCCCGGGAGGCAATAGACCGGACAGTCCAGGCTGTAATGGCGGGGGAGCCGGAAACACTGGGTGACAGAGGCTGAGTTTGCGGGAAATTTTCCCAACAGGGGAAACAAAACGCCGGGAGCCCGGTCATAAATGATACTAATGAGGGTGCGTGCGGGCACCGAATAAACCATTGCACTAGAGAGAAAGCCCCTATGTCCCACGGGAATCATCAGGAACGTCTCAACGAGTCGCTATCGGCGTTGATGGATGGCGAAGTCGATGAACTGGAGCTGCAGCGGATCCTGAGGGCCACAGCGGCCTCCGGAGACTTGAGTGCGTGTTGGTCACGTTATCAACTGGCGGCGAGTGTGATACGCCGCGAGCAGGTTGCTTCTGTCGACAGTGACCTGTCGGCCAGTATATCGTCGGCGATTGCTCTCGAAGCACCGCTCTCACAAACAACCGGGGACGGCCGTATTACAGCGACCCTTGGGCTTGCTAACCACCGTTGGTGGCGCTCGCTTTCTCATGGTGCAGTGGCGGCTACTGTGGCGTTTGCCGCCATCCTCGGAGTACAACAGATTACCGGTATCCAGCAGAACACAGTGGAAGCTGTGCCGCAGCTGGCGAAGACCGAGCGTCCCGCGCAACCAGTTGTTCAATCGGCGCCGCAGCCTTCCGGTTTTTATGTGCCCGCACCCTCCACACGCTCGGTCAGCACTGCGGTTCCGCGCTTTGTACCTGAACAGCGTTCCGGTGCTGTGGGGCAGGCGGTCATTCAACAAGCACCAACACCGGAGCTGATGCGCCACCTGAATCGTGTGATGATTCAGCACTCCGAGCAGGCCGCACATATTGGCAGCCAGGGTATGGTGCCCTTTGCCCGCGCGACCTACGGCGAACAGGTTGGAATGTAGTGTGGTGAACATCGTAATGCGGGAGAGCCTTATCCGTATCGGGTGTACTCTGTTTCTGGCTTTCTCTCTGCTGCCACCGCTGTTATTGGCACAGGAGCTAGACGACACTGATGCCAACGATTCCACTACAGTAAAACTTGAAAGGCCTAGCGCGCCAGTGGTCAGTCCTTTGCCGGTCGATGCCAATGCGCCCGGTGCTATCGCAGTGGATGCCCCCACAGCGACATCCAATTCCCAAGCCAGCTCCGACTTGACGAATACCCGCGTGTTGAACAATGAGGTCGAGCAGTGGCTCGGCAAACTCGCCCAGGCCATGAACGAGCTGGAATACAGTGGACTGGTGACTTTCGAACACGCCGGCCTGCTGGAGACCTTACAGGTGGTGCGCGCGGTGCGCGGTGGTGAGCAGGTGGAGCGGGTGCGCTATCTGAGCGGTGCGCCGAGGGAGCTGATCAGCTACGGCAGTGGTGGCCACTGTGCATACGATGCTTCTCCCAGCATTAGAGCCACCCTGTTGAATGCGGCTGGCCAGCAGCAGGTACAGCGTGCCTATCAGTTTATTCTGCGTGGCAAGGAGCGCATTGCGGATCGGGAGTCGGTGGTGATCGAAGCTAGACCGCGAGACCGTTATCGCCTGGGCCTTGTGGTCAGTTTGGATCGCGAAACCGGGCTGCCCCTGAAAAGTATGCTGGTGAGCACACAGGGACGTGTGCTGGAGCGCTACCAATTTGTTCAACTGGACTTGTCCCCGGTGAAAGACTCAGCTCTTCAGGCGGTATCCAGCCATGCACGGCGCATTGATAACCGCAACGGCTGTGATACCTCTCAGAGCCGTTGGCAGGTGCGCTGGCTGCCGGAAGGCTTCAGGGTGGTTTCCGTAAAGCCATTGCCCGATGGGGATATGATGGTATTCAGTGATGGGCTCGGTGTCTTTACCGTGTTTGTTCAACGCCTCGGCCCCGAGTTGGAGGATTTCAAGGGGCGTGCTATCCGCGGTGCCACTGTGGCTTATATGGATCGTATGGAAGTCAAGGGTGTTCCTTACACTGTAACCGTCGTCGGTGAGATACCCGATGCCACCGCGCGCAGAGTAGCCAGCTCTATCGTTGAGAAAGGCTGACGGGGTGCTTGAGGAGCGCGGTCGTATCGTGGCCATAGAGTCCGATGCTATCTGGGTGGTAACCTATAAGCGCGATGCTTGCAATGGTTGTGCGGCCAAACCCGGTTGCGGCACGGGCCTGCTCGGTGAGTTCTTTTCTTCATCAGCACGGCTACGAGTGGCCTTGAATGGCTTTCGCGCCGATCGGATTGCCTTGAACGATACAGCGGTAATCGGTATCGCCGGAAATGCGCTCACCAGCAGCGCCCTGCTGGTTTACCTGGTGCCACTGGTCTGCCTGATGCTGTTGGCGCTGGTAGGGGATGTCTTGTTCGCAGAGGTCGGCGCGGTGTTTGGCGCTCTGGCTGGTCTGATCGGCGGTGCGCTCAGTGTTCGTTGGTACAGCCGTCGTCAGCGCTCGAATCCTGTCTTTACCCCGGTGCTCCTGCGCATTGAGCCCGGCGGCGATCATTCCTAGCCTAAACTGATATTCCAAATCCTGATTGGAGATATTCCATGCAGGCCCGCTGCTTTGCTGAGCGCTGGCCTCTGCGCACGGCCTTTGCGATTTCCCGCGATGTCCGCACCGAGGCCCAGTTGGTGGTGGTAGAGGTTCGTGGGGAGGGGGTAGTGGGTATTGGCGAGTGCACACCCTATGCCCGCTATGGTGAGAGCGTTGCTTCAGTTATGCAACAGCTTCGGCCCCTTTTCGCGGAGGTGGCTGCGGGGCTGGATCGCACACTTTTGCAATCGCGTTTACCCGCCGGCGCTGCTCGCAATGCCCTGGATTGTGCGCTAGCAGACTGGGAGTTTAAATGTCGCGGTGCCGTTTTCACCGGGCCAGAATCCCTGCCCAGCATGCAGACCCTGGTGATCGATGATCCCGCGGCAATGGCTGTGGCGGCGCGTAATGCCATCGCACAAGGTGCAGATACCCTGAAACTGAAGCTGGATGATCAGCAGGTTTACCAGCGGGTGGCGGCGGTAAGAGCTGCTGTGCCCGCAGCGCAGTTGGTGATTGATGCCAACGAGGCCTGGCGGGCAGATACTCTGGTGGATCGCTGTAGTCAGTTAGAGGAATTGGGCGTGGCCATGCTGGAGCAGCCGCTGCCTGCCGGTGACGATGAATTCCTGGGCACTTTTCCCCACCCTCTGCCGATCTGTGCCGATGAGAGTTGCCATAGCCGCGAGGACCTGCCGCATCTGCTCGGGCGCTATGAAATACTCAACATCAAATTGGACAAGACCGGTGGCATCACTGAAGCCAGGGCCCTGGCAGAGGAGGCTGAGGCACAGGGGTTCCAGTTGATGCTGGGGTGTATGCTGTGTACCTCGCGGGCCATCCGTGCGGCCTGGCCTCTGGGAGAGCGGGCGTGCTTTTTGGACCTGGATGGCCCAACCTGGTTGGCAAAGGATGTAGAGTTCCCTTTACGTTTTGGCGCCGGTCGGGTTTACTGGTCGTAACTGATCAGTCCGACCAGGGGGTGCAGATACTTCTCGCTGGCAGCATCCGGGGAAATAGGCGGGAATTCCAAGGTGATACAGGGTAGCGCCTGTTGGGCGCACCAGGTTCCGAAGGAGCCCGGGGTTTGGTAGCCGACGTCTTTTACCAGTGGCAATTGAAACCGACTCGCCAACCAATTGCCCAGATCGCTGGTCCCGGGGTCTTCCACACAGGCCAGCGGCTCGTGTATGGATACTGCCCAGGCTGGCTGCAGCTTGGCAATCAGCTGGCAAAGCGCCCGGGTCTCGGGCTC comes from the Microbulbifer sp. MI-G genome and includes:
- the ygfZ gene encoding CAF17-like 4Fe-4S cluster assembly/insertion protein YgfZ translates to MDRQQWQDFLSGQGAIWEGEKAHFPLTSSDDPQGLHLIDLSPIGAISIHGPDSQKFLQGQITCDLVNLPDGHSTLGAHCNPKGRIISTFSALKVSPSRFIFRLLRDLGPIAQQALAKYAVFFNTQLQDISEKSLWLGLQGQDAAERAARLLGCSAPATGAVVAFDFAGERCIAQSVNECQLALLVPVTKAQQLWQTLAPLCEVTGYDLWQKGQIDAGIPQINAATSGMFIPQMTNLHLLGGVSFKKGCYTGQEVVARMQYRGATKRRLYRAKCTGGDLPASGMEIYGEGKQSIGNLVEACHSQDGIQLLAVLTTAKVAAGETLRLKDGRILEIQELPYDADADPLA
- a CDS encoding succinate dehydrogenase assembly factor 2 — translated: MDRNRLFWASRRGMLELDLVLLPFLDNVYDTLAPADQRRYIQLLEEQDQDLFAWCLRREDPTDPELLRIVQIIRDNTGLQE
- a CDS encoding protein YgfX; protein product: MTTPVCRNRRSPGHFERCARLSCVVVASPLLLLLLLLVALQAVLLLWLCDLPPWLFWTAMPWVCLYVAWEKRRLERMTGRLSTRERRWYWRARGEEVREFGLCGELVLWRWLLVINGRDWYGRRVCLVLARDALHADDWRRLQVALRYSR
- the nadB gene encoding L-aspartate oxidase; the encoded protein is MNAQVNYDVLVIGSGAAGLTLALHLAARYRVALISKQRLQDGSTWFAQGGIAAVLDKTDSVQSHIADTLDAGAGLCHPSSVHFTVEGGTAAIRWLIDQGVDFTREGSDYHLTKEGGHSYRRIIHSTDATGRAVHSTLIDRVRGSDNIDCFEQHLAVDLIRQPDPQEGRFRCGGAYVLDRSSGEVVLFQARAVVLATGGASKAYLYTSNPDGASGDGIAMAWRAGCRVANMEFNQFHPTCLYHPKAKALLVTEALRGEGAYLKLPDGSRFMDRFDRRGELAPRDIVARAIDHEMKRLGADCLYLDISHREADFVREHFPTVYSNCLQYGIDITCEPIPVVPAAHYTCGGIMVDRYGRTDLDQLYAIGETTFTGLHGANRLASNSLLECLVYARSAARHIDAHLEVVQSPRPAPPWDASRVTDSDEDVVISHNWDELRRFMWDYVGIVRTRKRLLRAQHRVKLLQREIREFYANYRITNDLVELRNLALVSELIIRSALERRESRGLHYSLDYPKLRELAMDTILVPENFANQRQFI
- the rpoE gene encoding RNA polymerase sigma factor RpoE codes for the protein MTAHQAGASDRELVERVQKGDKRAFDLLVLKYQHKIVAVVSRFIKDHSEVQDVTQEAFIKAYRALANFRGESAFYTWMYRIAINTAKNHLVSRSRRPPSFDVDLEDAEFYSGADLLRDNETPENQMFRDQLETAVHGAIRALPEDLRSAVTLRELEGLSYEEIAEVMGCPVGTVRSRIFRAREAIDRTVQAVMAGEPETLGDRG
- a CDS encoding sigma-E factor negative regulatory protein encodes the protein MSHGNHQERLNESLSALMDGEVDELELQRILRATAASGDLSACWSRYQLAASVIRREQVASVDSDLSASISSAIALEAPLSQTTGDGRITATLGLANHRWWRSLSHGAVAATVAFAAILGVQQITGIQQNTVEAVPQLAKTERPAQPVVQSAPQPSGFYVPAPSTRSVSTAVPRFVPEQRSGAVGQAVIQQAPTPELMRHLNRVMIQHSEQAAHIGSQGMVPFARATYGEQVGM
- a CDS encoding MucB/RseB C-terminal domain-containing protein; translated protein: MVNIVMRESLIRIGCTLFLAFSLLPPLLLAQELDDTDANDSTTVKLERPSAPVVSPLPVDANAPGAIAVDAPTATSNSQASSDLTNTRVLNNEVEQWLGKLAQAMNELEYSGLVTFEHAGLLETLQVVRAVRGGEQVERVRYLSGAPRELISYGSGGHCAYDASPSIRATLLNAAGQQQVQRAYQFILRGKERIADRESVVIEARPRDRYRLGLVVSLDRETGLPLKSMLVSTQGRVLERYQFVQLDLSPVKDSALQAVSSHARRIDNRNGCDTSQSRWQVRWLPEGFRVVSVKPLPDGDMMVFSDGLGVFTVFVQRLGPELEDFKGRAIRGATVAYMDRMEVKGVPYTVTVVGEIPDATARRVASSIVEKG
- a CDS encoding SoxR reducing system RseC family protein; the protein is MRKADGVLEERGRIVAIESDAIWVVTYKRDACNGCAAKPGCGTGLLGEFFSSSARLRVALNGFRADRIALNDTAVIGIAGNALTSSALLVYLVPLVCLMLLALVGDVLFAEVGAVFGALAGLIGGALSVRWYSRRQRSNPVFTPVLLRIEPGGDHS
- the ycjG gene encoding L-Ala-D/L-Glu epimerase is translated as MQARCFAERWPLRTAFAISRDVRTEAQLVVVEVRGEGVVGIGECTPYARYGESVASVMQQLRPLFAEVAAGLDRTLLQSRLPAGAARNALDCALADWEFKCRGAVFTGPESLPSMQTLVIDDPAAMAVAARNAIAQGADTLKLKLDDQQVYQRVAAVRAAVPAAQLVIDANEAWRADTLVDRCSQLEELGVAMLEQPLPAGDDEFLGTFPHPLPICADESCHSREDLPHLLGRYEILNIKLDKTGGITEARALAEEAEAQGFQLMLGCMLCTSRAIRAAWPLGERACFLDLDGPTWLAKDVEFPLRFGAGRVYWS